From the genome of Nitrospirota bacterium:
GCCGAGTACCCCGTGATCTCGCACAGGGATCGGTTCACTTTGAGAAAGCGGCCGGTCGGCGACACGAGCGCCATGCCGATCGCGGCATGCTCGAAGGCGCTCGTAAATTGCTGTATGCTGAAACGCAACGCCTCTTCGGCCCGTTTACGCTCGGTGACGTCCTGGATCGAGGCGACAGTGACCCGCCTGCCTTGCAGTTGCAGCCGAGTCGCAGTGATCGCGACATCGATGATCGTGCCATCCTTTTTTCGATGCCGCCATTCCCCCGCTTCGACCAACCCGACCGGAGTTTTCGAGAAGTATGCCAACAAGGCGGGAACATCCTCAGGCGGACGAATGTCCAGGACCGTCATGCCGAGAAATTCCTCTCTAGAGTAGCCATAATGGGCCACCGCGGCATCGTTCACGGCAAGGAATGCGAGGGTCTCCATGTCGAAGACACACATGGGTTGGGGATTCTGGTCGAAGAGGAGTTGATACTGCCGCTCAAGTTCTGGCATGCCCCCTCCGGGACGAACCGCACGATAGGCGAATCATGATAGCCGCGCATGCACACCGCGTCAAAACCCTGTCGGTTCAGTAACGGCGCAGCTCCAGCATGGGGCGATTCCACAAGCACAACCGCGCCGCAGCCCAGAGGGCGGTGAACGTCCGGGCCAGGGCCGGAGCCGAGCAGGCCAGCAGCTTGACGGCCAGGCCCGGCACGGCCGGTTCTGAGACGCCGCCCAAGACCTCCTCCGGATGCTCATCCAGGATCAGCGCCAGTTCCTCCTCCAATCTCTTCCAGCGCTCGGCGTCGACCGAATCGCCGACCAGATAGAGCGACGCGACATAGTCCCAACTCCGAGCGAGTCCCGTTCGATATGGCCCTCTGACACCGTCGAGATCGTACCGCTCGACCAACGAGCGGCCATCGGCCATGGCAATGCGAATCTCATTCTCCAGCCTGGTGAAGGCCCAGCGCTCGCCCCTGGCGATGCGGCCGCAGGCCAAGGCATCCCAGAGCAGCAGCGTCGCGCCCGGCTCCAGCCGGACATGAATGGCCTGCCGGTAGCGGGCCCCGGCGAAAGGAATCGTGAGGTCCGGAACCCATTCGAGAATGGCCCGCTCCCCGACGGACAGGTCGACGAGTTGCGCCGAAGGCTCCGACAGGGACCGGTAGACGCGGTTCGCGGAGGGAGTCGAAAAGATTACGTGGGTATCCGGGCCCAGTCCGGCGTCGAGCGAGAGCCGGTCTCCCCCGACCAGCCCGCCGGAGGGGTTCAACAACGGCTGGTAAGCGCAGCCTGTGTCGTCAAGTCGAATGGGCGGCGACAAGTGCCACGGAGTGTGGCAGCGGGAATGGGTCAGGACGGTCGTCCGATCACGCTGCTCATAGCGGAGGGTCAGTGCGCCGATCCGGCCGACCGAGCGCAAGGAGTCGGCATGAACGGCCTGGCGCCCCATGTATCGCGGCCCTT
Proteins encoded in this window:
- a CDS encoding urease accessory protein UreD; this encodes MGAGAYSSESLKGPRYMGRQAVHADSLRSVGRIGALTLRYEQRDRTTVLTHSRCHTPWHLSPPIRLDDTGCAYQPLLNPSGGLVGGDRLSLDAGLGPDTHVIFSTPSANRVYRSLSEPSAQLVDLSVGERAILEWVPDLTIPFAGARYRQAIHVRLEPGATLLLWDALACGRIARGERWAFTRLENEIRIAMADGRSLVERYDLDGVRGPYRTGLARSWDYVASLYLVGDSVDAERWKRLEEELALILDEHPEEVLGGVSEPAVPGLAVKLLACSAPALARTFTALWAAARLCLWNRPMLELRRY